GCCAGTTGCGACAGTTCGTGACTCGACGCGCTGGTCTGATCCGCCCCCGCAGCGGAACGCACCGAGAGGTCGCGGATGTTCACCAGATTGCGATCCACTTCCCGCGCCACTTGCGCCTGTTCTTCGGCGGCGCTGGCGATCACCAGATTGCGCTCATGAATCTCATGCACCGACGCCGTGATGGTCACCAACGCTTCACCGGCGCGCTCAGCCAGGATCAAGGTGCTGGCCGCACGCGAAGCGCTGGCTTGCATTGAATCCAGCGCCAGGCTCGACCCGCTGCGCATGCCCTGCACCATTTGCTCGATCTCCTGGGTCGATTGCTGCGTGCGATACGCCAACGCCCGCACCTCATCGGCCACCACCGCAAAACCTCGCCCGCTTTCACCGGCGCGCGCTGCTTCGATGGCCGCATTGAGCGCCAACAGGTTGGTTTGCTCGGCGATGGCGCGGATCACATCAAGCACTTTGCCAATGTCCTGCGACTGATTCGCCAGCGATTGCACAAGATCACCGGTGTGCTGCACATCGCTCGCCAGCGCATTGATCGCGCTGGCCGTTTCGCTGACGCGCTCCTGACCCAGTTGCGCGGACTGACTGGATTGGCGAGTGGCATCGGAGGTCGATACCGCATTACGGGCGACTTCCTCCACCGCAGCGGTCATTTCATTCACAGCGGTGGCGGCTTGTTCGATTTCGTCGTTTTGCTGCTGCAGGCCTTGAGTGCTGTCGACGGTGACGGCGCTCAGCTCGTCGGCGGCGGTGGCCAGTTGCGTTGCCGAGCAGCTGATGCCTTGCAGGGTTTCGCGCAGGTTCTGCTGCATGGTCGCCAAGGCTTTCAACAAGCGGCTGACTTCGTCGTTGCCATGGGTTTCGATCGGTCGGGTCAGGTCGCCCCGGGCCACGCTCTCGGCGGCGCTCAATGCGTTGCTCAGCGGGCGCACAATGCTGCGAGTGAGCAACATCGCCAGCGCCACTGTCGCCAGCGCTGCCAAAGCAATGAACAGGCTGACGATAGTGCGCGACGTGGCGTAATGGGCGGCGGATTTTTCGCTTTCAGCAGCGACCTGACGGGCGAACAGATCGGCCAGATCGTTGAGTTGCTTGCCGGAGCCGTCGACCACGGTTTTCATGTCGATCAGCAACAGTTTGGTCAGCTCGTCACGCTTGCCTTGCTCAGCGAGTGTGAACGACTGCGCGATGCCGGTGCGATAGGCGGCAAAGGTTTTCTTGAACTGGTCATACAGCTGCTGACCTTCCGCGGTGTCGACCAGCGTGTCGTAGGCGGCGATCTTCTCGCTAAGTTCCTTGTCTCGGGTGTCCATCTGGCCGCGGTACGTGGCGATGTTGGCCGGATCCTGATCCAGCGCCATGCGCAGGGAAATCGTGCGGATGCGCAACATCAGTTCGCGAATCTCGTCGCCTCCGCGAATGCTCGGCAACCAGCGATTCTCCACCGCCACCTCACTGTCGCGAATGCTGGACATTTGCCCCAATGCAAACACGCCAAGCAGCGCGACCAGCACCGCAATCAAGGCGAACCCCAAGGCCGCCCGAGGAGCAATATTCAACTGACGAAGCAACATGACGAACGCCCTTATTCTTGTATTGGCAGATTCAAAGGGCGACGCAGTGGCAGTCCCCTCGTATTAGCGGGCTGTCGGCAGGTTGTATGATGACTTGAAGAGATTCGTCTTTTCGACGGACAAAAAAAATCCCCGTATCTTTCGATACGAGGATTTTTAATATGGTCGGGGTAAGGGGATTCGAACTCCTGACATCCTGCTCCCAAAGCAGGCGCGCTACCGGACTGCGCTATACCCCGGTAAAAAAAAGGCGACCTTTCAAAGATCGCCTTCTTCGATCAGCGCTTTTGGCGTCTGATCTTAAGATTCGATCCCAGCGTTAACTGGTTTCAAAAATGGTGGGTCGTGTGGGATTCGAACCTACGACCAATTGGTTAAAAGCCAACTGCTCTACCAACTGAGCTAACGACCCAAAAATGGTCGGGGTAAGGGGATTCGAACTCCTGACATCCTGCTCCCAAAGCAGGCGCGCTACCGGACTGCGCTATACCCCGGTTTGAAATTGGCTCCGTGACCAGGACTCGAACCTGGGACCCAATGATTAACAGTCATTTGCTCTACCGACTGAGCTATCACGGAACTACATATTTCAATTTACAACGGTGAAACTTGTTGCATCTAGTCACTCGTTCGCATCGCTGCGTTCGTGTGTCTGAGGCGCGCTATTCTACAACCTAGAACACCCCTGTCAACCCCCTAAATTGCTTTCAAATTAATGATTTGCAACTTATTTCAGTTTTCAACCCAGTGGATTGAAACGCTGCCGGTGACTGACTGCGGGGCGCACTTTACAAGCCTTTTCCTTTGAGTTCAACAGCCTAACGAAAAAAAAGGCCCCACAATGTGGGGCCTCGCTTTTTTCACTGACGATTTGGCTTAGTTGAAAACGATTTCGTCGTTCTCGACCTTGCCGGTCGCAGTAGCGCCTGGCATGAAGTGGCCAGAAAGAATCAGCTGCGCCAGCGGGTTTTCGATCCAGCGTTGAATCGCACGTTTCAACGGACGCGCGCCATACACCGGGTCGTAACCAACCGCGATCAGCTTGTCCATCGCCTCCGGGCTCAATTCCAGCTTCAGCTCGCGCTCGGCCAGACGGCTGCGCAGGCGGCCCAACTGGATCTCGGTAATGCCTGCAATCTGATCCCGCGCCAAAGGCTCGAAGATCACCACTTCGTCGACCCGGTTGATGAACTCCGGACGGAAGTGCGACGTCAGCGCATCCATCACCGCAGCACGCTGCGCTTCACGATCACCGACCAGCTCCTGAATCTGCACGGAGCCGAGGTTTGACGTCATGACGATCACGGTGTTGCGGAAGTCCACCGTACGGCCATGGCTGTCGGTCAGGCGACCATCCTCAAGCACTTGCAACAGAATGTTGAACACATCCGGGTGCGCCTTTTCGACTTCGTCCATGAGGATCACCGAGTAAGGCTTGCGCCGCACCGCTTCGGTCAGGTAACCGCCCTCCTCGTAACCGACATATCCCGGTGGCGCACCGATCAGACGAGCCACAGAATGTTTTTCCATGAACTCGGACATGTCGATCCGTACCATCGCCTCTTCGGTATCGAAGAGGAATTCAGCCAGCGCCTTGCACAGCTCGGTTTTACCGACACCGGTCGGGCCGAGGAACATGAACGAGCCGCTCGGACGATTCGGATCGGACAACCCGGCGCGAGAACGTCGCACCGCGTTGGCCACAGCCACGACCGCTTCTTCCTGGCCGATGACCCGTTTGTGCAACAGGCTTTCCATTTTCATCAGCTTGTCGCGCTCGCCTTCGAGCATTTTCGATACTGGAATGCCGGTCCATTTCGACACGACTTCGGCGATCTCTTCCTCGGTGACCTTGCTGCGCAGCAACTGGTTTTCGCTCTTGCCGTGCTGGTCGACCATCTGCAGGCTGCGTTCCAGATCCGGGATCACGCCGTACTGCAATTCAGCCATGCGGTTCAGATCACCTTTGCGCCGCGCCGCTTCCAGTTCCTGACGCGACTGTTCGATCTTCTGCTGAATCTGCGCAGAACCCTGCACCTCGGCTTTTTCCGAGTTCCAGATTTCTTCCAGATCGGAATACTCACGCTCGTGACGCTCGATTTCTTCCTGGAGCTTTTCCAGACGTTTCTTCGCCGCGTCGTCGCTTTCTTTCTTCAGCGCCTGGGATTCCACTTTCAGTTGGATCAGGCGACGTTCCAGACGATCGAGCACTTCCGGCTTGGAGTCGATCTCCATGCGGATGCGGCTGGCGGCCTCGTCGATCAGGTCGATGGCCTTGTCCGGCAGCTGACGGTCGGTGATGTAGCGGTGGCTGAGCTTGGCCGCCGCGATGATCGCGCCGTCAGTGATCGCCACCTTGTGGTGAACCTCGTAACGCTCTTTGAGGCCCCGCAGGATAGCGATGGTGTCTTCTTCGCTCGGCTCGTCCACAAGGACTTTCTGGAAGCGTCGCTCGAGCGCCGCGTCCTTCTCTATATATTGGCGATATTCGTTGAGCGTGGTCGCGCCGACACAGTGCAACTCGCCGCGCGCCAGCGCCGGTTTGAGCATGTTGCCGGCATCCATCGAGCCTTCGCCTTTACCGGCGCCGACCATGGTGTGCAACTCGTCGATGAACAGAATGATCTGCCCTTCCTGCTTCGACAGTTCATTGAGCAGCGATTTCAGGCGCTCTTCGAACTCACCGCGATACTTCGCACCGGCGATCAGCGCGCCCATGTCCAGCGAGAGCAGACGTTTGCCTTTGAGGCCGTCCGGCACTTCGCCGTTGATGATGCGCTGGGCCAGACCCTCGGCGATCGCGGTTTTACCCACACCAGGTTCGCCAATCAGCACCGGGTTGTTCTTGGTGCGGCGTTGCAGAACCTGAATGGTGCGACGAATTTCGTCATCACGGCCGATCACCGGATCAAGCTTGCCATCTTCTGCGCGCTTGGTCAGGTCGACGGTGTACTTGTCCAGTGCCTGACGCGACTCTTCGTGGTTGGCGTCATTGACTGCTTCGCCGCCACGCAGGTTGTTGATCGCATTTTCCAGGGCTTTCTTGCTCACGCCCTGGCCGAGCAGCAACTTACCAAGCTTGCTGTTCTCGTCCATCGCGGCAAGCAGCACCAGTTCGCTGGAAATGAACTGATCGCCCTTTTGCTGGGCCAGACGGTCAGCCTGATTGAGCAGACGCGCCAGATCCTGCGACATGTTCACGTCGCCGGTCGGGTTCTGGATCTTCGGTAATTGGTCGAGCTCTTTGGTCAGCTCTTTGCGCAAGCTGTTGACGTCGAAGCCCACCTGCATCAGCAGAGGTTTGATCGAACCACCCTGCTGCTCAAGCATGGCTTGCATCAAGTGCGCCGGCTCAATCGCCGGATGGTCGTGGCCGACTGCCAACGATTGGGCATCGGACAAGGCCAACTGTAATTTGCTGGTTAAACGGTCTATTCGCATAAGTCACCTTCCTTTTGAGCAGGCCGGACCCAAGAAACCGTCCTGAATAAAGAAACCTGCCAGATACCCCTATAGATGCGGTCGATTCTGCAGGATTCAAGCGTCAGAGGGTTGATTCAAGTCAGGCAAGTCTAGCGGGTGAGCCAGACCAGGGAGGCGAAGCGACCAGTGCGTGAAGCACGGCGATAGGAGAAGAAGCGCGGATCGGTCACGGTGCAGAAACCGCCACCATAAACAGCGGTGACACCACGGACTGCCAGACGCAGGCGCGCCAGCATATAGATGTCCGCCATGAACTTGCCGGCATTGGTGCTCGGTACAAAGGCTTTGGCTGCTTCAGGCAATTGATTGATGAAGACTTCCCGCACTTCCAGGCCGACTTCAAAGGCTTTCGGGCCGATGGCCGGGCCGAGCCAGACCAGAATGTCTTCTGCCGGTACATCCAACGTATCGAGGGTAGCTTCCAGCACACCCGCCGCCAGCCCACGCCAGCCAGCATGGGCCGCCGCTATGCGCGTGCCCGCACGATTGCAGAACAAGGCCGGCAAACAATCCGCGGTCATCGCCGCGCAGGCAATACCGGGCGTTGCCGTCCAGCTGGCATCTGCTGTAGCAACAACGCCCGGATCAGCGTGAGCGACGGCAATCCCGTGCACTTGCTGTAACCAGGCAGGCTGTATGGAGAAGTGATCGGTGAGGCGTCGACGGTTTTCGGCAACGGCTTCCGGACGATCATCGACATGATCGCCCAGATTAAGGCTGTCGAACGGCGCCTCGCTGACACCGCCCTCGCGGGTAGTGACGCAGGCTTTGACGCTGGCCGGCGCAGGCCAGTCCGGCGTCAGCCAGTTCATCC
This window of the Pseudomonas fluorescens genome carries:
- a CDS encoding methyl-accepting chemotaxis protein, with translation MLLRQLNIAPRAALGFALIAVLVALLGVFALGQMSSIRDSEVAVENRWLPSIRGGDEIRELMLRIRTISLRMALDQDPANIATYRGQMDTRDKELSEKIAAYDTLVDTAEGQQLYDQFKKTFAAYRTGIAQSFTLAEQGKRDELTKLLLIDMKTVVDGSGKQLNDLADLFARQVAAESEKSAAHYATSRTIVSLFIALAALATVALAMLLTRSIVRPLSNALSAAESVARGDLTRPIETHGNDEVSRLLKALATMQQNLRETLQGISCSATQLATAADELSAVTVDSTQGLQQQNDEIEQAATAVNEMTAAVEEVARNAVSTSDATRQSSQSAQLGQERVSETASAINALASDVQHTGDLVQSLANQSQDIGKVLDVIRAIAEQTNLLALNAAIEAARAGESGRGFAVVADEVRALAYRTQQSTQEIEQMVQGMRSGSSLALDSMQASASRAASTLILAERAGEALVTITASVHEIHERNLVIASAAEEQAQVAREVDRNLVNIRDLSVRSAAGADQTSASSHELSQLANALQGMVRRFQL
- the clpB gene encoding ATP-dependent chaperone ClpB yields the protein MRIDRLTSKLQLALSDAQSLAVGHDHPAIEPAHLMQAMLEQQGGSIKPLLMQVGFDVNSLRKELTKELDQLPKIQNPTGDVNMSQDLARLLNQADRLAQQKGDQFISSELVLLAAMDENSKLGKLLLGQGVSKKALENAINNLRGGEAVNDANHEESRQALDKYTVDLTKRAEDGKLDPVIGRDDEIRRTIQVLQRRTKNNPVLIGEPGVGKTAIAEGLAQRIINGEVPDGLKGKRLLSLDMGALIAGAKYRGEFEERLKSLLNELSKQEGQIILFIDELHTMVGAGKGEGSMDAGNMLKPALARGELHCVGATTLNEYRQYIEKDAALERRFQKVLVDEPSEEDTIAILRGLKERYEVHHKVAITDGAIIAAAKLSHRYITDRQLPDKAIDLIDEAASRIRMEIDSKPEVLDRLERRLIQLKVESQALKKESDDAAKKRLEKLQEEIERHEREYSDLEEIWNSEKAEVQGSAQIQQKIEQSRQELEAARRKGDLNRMAELQYGVIPDLERSLQMVDQHGKSENQLLRSKVTEEEIAEVVSKWTGIPVSKMLEGERDKLMKMESLLHKRVIGQEEAVVAVANAVRRSRAGLSDPNRPSGSFMFLGPTGVGKTELCKALAEFLFDTEEAMVRIDMSEFMEKHSVARLIGAPPGYVGYEEGGYLTEAVRRKPYSVILMDEVEKAHPDVFNILLQVLEDGRLTDSHGRTVDFRNTVIVMTSNLGSVQIQELVGDREAQRAAVMDALTSHFRPEFINRVDEVVIFEPLARDQIAGITEIQLGRLRSRLAERELKLELSPEAMDKLIAVGYDPVYGARPLKRAIQRWIENPLAQLILSGHFMPGATATGKVENDEIVFN
- the pgeF gene encoding peptidoglycan editing factor PgeF, producing MNWLTPDWPAPASVKACVTTREGGVSEAPFDSLNLGDHVDDRPEAVAENRRRLTDHFSIQPAWLQQVHGIAVAHADPGVVATADASWTATPGIACAAMTADCLPALFCNRAGTRIAAAHAGWRGLAAGVLEATLDTLDVPAEDILVWLGPAIGPKAFEVGLEVREVFINQLPEAAKAFVPSTNAGKFMADIYMLARLRLAVRGVTAVYGGGFCTVTDPRFFSYRRASRTGRFASLVWLTR